Proteins encoded within one genomic window of Acinetobacter sp. WCHA55:
- a CDS encoding AraC family transcriptional regulator, with protein MREQGTSVEFWSDPCMPYVETRRACTSHACYKAHSHPTFSIGAVDQGNSIFTSHFGGTQQIDAGTLVLVPAHVEHACNPVLDQAWSYQMMHLDARWLNQLLQETRHEYTCHDIPQFKPMLYKQPKMYQDFSCLNRQLFDTELSYWEKEQTLITTLTELLFPYIQLELLAPQHYAQQEFKQLLSMIQDADLFLSLEQMSQEVQLSRYAIIRLFKSSLGMTPHAYQLNHKINDARTFLKQGMDIAQLSYTLGFSDQSHFHRVFKSLTGTTPKLYQKQHRAILSKS; from the coding sequence ATGAGAGAGCAAGGTACTTCAGTTGAATTTTGGAGTGATCCGTGCATGCCCTATGTGGAAACACGTCGGGCGTGTACAAGTCATGCTTGTTATAAAGCCCATAGTCATCCGACATTTTCAATTGGTGCGGTGGATCAAGGCAACAGTATTTTCACTAGCCACTTCGGTGGAACGCAACAAATAGATGCGGGTACCTTGGTATTGGTTCCTGCGCATGTAGAACATGCTTGTAATCCTGTTCTAGATCAGGCTTGGAGCTATCAAATGATGCATTTAGATGCACGTTGGTTGAACCAGTTATTACAAGAAACTAGACATGAGTATACTTGTCATGACATTCCGCAGTTCAAACCTATGTTGTATAAACAGCCAAAGATGTATCAAGACTTTAGCTGTCTTAACAGGCAATTATTTGATACTGAACTGTCGTATTGGGAAAAAGAACAAACTTTAATCACAACACTTACTGAGCTTTTATTTCCATATATTCAGCTAGAATTGCTTGCTCCCCAACACTATGCACAGCAAGAGTTTAAGCAGCTTTTATCGATGATTCAGGATGCTGATTTGTTTTTATCATTAGAGCAAATGTCGCAAGAAGTCCAGTTGAGTCGATATGCCATTATTCGGTTATTTAAATCATCTCTAGGTATGACGCCGCACGCTTATCAATTGAATCATAAAATTAATGATGCACGCACTTTTTTAAAACAAGGTATGGATATAGCACAACTCAGTTATACACTCGGCTTTAGTGATCAAAGTCATTTTCATCGTGTTTTTAAAAGTTTAACGGGTACCACGCCAAAGCTCTATCAAAAGCAACATCGCGCAATTTTATCCAAGAGTTGA
- a CDS encoding LysE family translocator, with protein MELFIVIAVTHFVALLSPGPDFFLILMTALNNGQRRARYTIFGIVAGNAFILALIFTLLGWLGHIHAYVLLLLRGLGIAYLLYLSMQCFRYKHHENVEVQACDPAPPQTRTLCFTQGLQSSLLNPKNMMFYSSLILLVYSKFDVYTLLLMSLWMVTVVLMWNLLLLKLLSWKRWNHFLTQRLNWLYKLSGCCFAFFALVLLLG; from the coding sequence ATGGAACTTTTTATTGTTATTGCTGTGACGCATTTTGTGGCTTTACTTTCTCCTGGCCCCGATTTTTTCCTCATTCTGATGACGGCATTAAACAATGGTCAACGAAGGGCACGATATACAATTTTTGGTATAGTGGCTGGGAATGCTTTTATTCTAGCGCTGATTTTTACTTTACTGGGGTGGCTTGGACATATTCATGCTTATGTTCTGCTATTGTTACGCGGATTAGGTATTGCTTATTTATTGTATTTGTCTATGCAATGTTTTCGCTATAAGCATCATGAGAATGTTGAAGTTCAAGCGTGTGATCCTGCACCTCCTCAAACGAGAACTCTATGTTTTACTCAAGGTTTACAGTCAAGTTTGCTGAACCCTAAAAATATGATGTTCTATAGTAGTTTGATATTGCTGGTTTATTCAAAATTTGATGTTTATACCTTGCTTTTAATGAGTCTCTGGATGGTGACTGTGGTTCTGATGTGGAATCTATTGTTGCTTAAGTTATTGAGTTGGAAGCGCTGGAATCATTTTTTAACCCAGCGGCTCAACTGGCTTTATAAGTTGTCAGGGTGCTGCTTTGCCTTTTTTGCACTCGTTTTGCTATTAGGTTGA
- a CDS encoding pyridoxal phosphate-dependent aminotransferase, whose amino-acid sequence MSQKKSVIFKHLLPTIKQYQQVGFTHEKIVALLRDEHDLDLVTTETFKSYLYRYAKVTSTLSENIKMPNTLHTPREIKKSSKLEHVCYDIRGPVLRAANEMEEAGHKIIKLNIGNPAPFGFEAPQEIINDVALNLPNAVGYTDSKGIFPARKAICQYYQQKGILDMHVNDVYIGNGVSELIVMAMQGLLDDGDEMLVPMPDYPLWTAAVNLSGGTAVHYKCDEENFWYPDVVDMESKITPRTRGIVIINPNNPTGAVYPRHVLEQIVALAKKHDLILFADEIYDKIVYDGIEHVSVAALAGDQLCISFNGLSKAYRIAGYRSGWMAITGDKSRAVDYIEGLDMLASMRLCANHQAQYAIQTALGGYQSINDLIRPGGRLYEQRNIAWQMLNDIPGVSCVKPEGAMYCFPKLDPEIYPVQDDEKLMLDLLRAEKVLLVQGTGFNWPTPDHFRVVFLPAENELREAITRVGRFLAKMR is encoded by the coding sequence ATGTCGCAAAAAAAGAGCGTTATTTTTAAACATCTACTGCCTACGATTAAACAATATCAACAGGTGGGTTTTACGCATGAAAAAATTGTTGCCTTACTCAGAGATGAACATGATCTCGATCTGGTGACAACTGAAACATTTAAAAGTTATTTATACCGTTATGCAAAAGTGACCTCCACTCTTTCCGAGAACATCAAAATGCCGAACACTCTCCACACCCCACGCGAAATAAAAAAATCGTCTAAGCTCGAGCATGTATGCTACGACATCCGTGGACCAGTGTTACGAGCGGCCAATGAAATGGAGGAAGCTGGTCATAAAATTATTAAACTTAATATTGGTAACCCTGCACCGTTTGGTTTCGAAGCTCCTCAAGAGATTATTAATGATGTTGCTTTAAACCTGCCAAATGCAGTGGGCTATACCGACTCAAAAGGGATTTTCCCTGCGCGTAAAGCCATCTGTCAGTACTATCAACAAAAAGGCATCTTAGATATGCATGTCAATGACGTGTATATCGGCAATGGTGTCTCTGAATTGATCGTGATGGCCATGCAAGGCTTGTTAGATGATGGTGACGAGATGCTCGTGCCTATGCCAGACTACCCCCTTTGGACGGCTGCGGTAAATCTTTCAGGCGGTACAGCTGTTCATTATAAATGTGATGAAGAAAACTTTTGGTATCCTGATGTTGTGGATATGGAAAGTAAAATCACACCACGTACCCGCGGTATCGTGATTATCAATCCTAACAACCCAACAGGTGCAGTTTATCCACGTCATGTACTTGAGCAAATTGTCGCATTGGCTAAAAAGCATGATTTGATTTTGTTTGCAGATGAAATTTACGACAAAATCGTTTATGACGGTATTGAGCATGTTTCTGTAGCAGCGTTAGCGGGTGACCAACTCTGTATTTCATTCAATGGTTTATCTAAAGCATACCGTATTGCGGGTTACCGCTCAGGCTGGATGGCCATCACAGGTGATAAGTCTCGTGCGGTCGATTATATTGAAGGTTTAGACATGCTCGCTTCTATGCGTTTGTGTGCCAACCACCAAGCACAGTATGCGATCCAAACAGCTTTAGGCGGTTACCAATCAATCAATGATTTAATTCGTCCAGGTGGTCGTTTGTACGAACAGCGTAATATTGCTTGGCAAATGTTGAATGACATTCCTGGTGTATCTTGTGTTAAACCTGAAGGCGCGATGTATTGTTTCCCGAAATTAGACCCAGAAATCTATCCAGTTCAAGATGATGAAAAACTGATGCTTGATTTACTTCGTGCGGAAAAAGTACTTCTGGTTCAAGGCACAGGCTTTAACTGGCCTACACCAGATCATTTCCGTGTGGTATTCCTCCCTGCTGAAAATGAACTACGTGAAGCCATTACCCGTGTAGGTCGTTTCCTTGCGAAAATGCGTTAA
- a CDS encoding glutathione peroxidase, with the protein MTNIYQFEAELLDGKNKSFADYEGEVLLIVNTASKCGFTPQFAGLEKIYEQYHAQGFEVLGFPCDQFGGQDPGSNEQIGAYCQKNYGVTFPMFSKVDVKGPEAHAIFRYLTNNSKGILGSGIKWNFTKFLIGKDGKVINRYAPTTKPEAIQADIEKALQQ; encoded by the coding sequence ATGACCAACATTTATCAGTTTGAAGCGGAATTGTTAGATGGAAAAAATAAATCTTTTGCTGACTATGAGGGTGAAGTGCTGCTCATCGTCAATACGGCCAGTAAATGTGGTTTTACACCACAATTTGCAGGGTTAGAAAAAATTTACGAGCAATATCATGCGCAAGGGTTTGAGGTGCTAGGCTTCCCTTGTGATCAATTTGGGGGTCAAGATCCGGGTAGCAATGAGCAAATAGGAGCGTATTGTCAGAAAAACTATGGGGTGACTTTTCCCATGTTTTCCAAAGTCGATGTTAAAGGCCCAGAAGCCCACGCCATATTCCGGTATTTAACCAATAACAGCAAAGGGATTCTCGGCAGCGGCATTAAGTGGAATTTTACAAAATTCTTGATTGGTAAAGATGGTAAAGTAATTAATCGTTATGCGCCAACCACTAAGCCTGAAGCGATTCAGGCAGATATTGAAAAAGCATTACAACAATAA
- the msrB gene encoding peptide-methionine (R)-S-oxide reductase MsrB codes for MGKLNKTDREWQRELSPDEFRITRQKGTEPAFTGKYWNTKQAGTYVCRCCGTPLFNSENKYDSGCGWPSFYKPLNTTVIEEHQDTTHGMVRTEIVCHHCDAHLGHVFTDGPEPTGLRYCVNSASLELETQEKSDEDTYP; via the coding sequence ATGGGAAAACTCAATAAAACAGACCGAGAATGGCAAAGAGAGTTATCACCTGACGAATTTCGCATTACGCGACAAAAGGGGACGGAACCAGCCTTTACGGGGAAATATTGGAATACGAAACAAGCAGGCACTTATGTATGCCGTTGCTGTGGTACGCCATTATTTAATTCTGAAAACAAATATGACAGTGGTTGCGGCTGGCCAAGTTTTTATAAGCCACTCAATACGACTGTGATAGAAGAGCATCAAGATACAACACATGGCATGGTGCGTACCGAAATTGTATGTCATCACTGTGATGCTCATTTAGGCCATGTTTTTACAGATGGACCTGAGCCAACAGGTTTACGTTACTGTGTAAACTCGGCTTCATTAGAACTAGAAACACAAGAAAAAAGTGATGAGGATACTTATCCATGA
- a CDS encoding KTSC domain-containing protein, translating into MGTIAVTSWKYNASTRYLKIFYADGSGELYHPVPEFIYNNLVRCNNKTAFVHKYLEYDLHFTRLSIH; encoded by the coding sequence ATGGGGACAATTGCGGTAACATCTTGGAAATACAATGCTTCTACACGCTATTTAAAAATTTTCTATGCCGATGGTTCAGGCGAGCTGTACCACCCTGTACCTGAATTTATTTATAACAACTTAGTTCGATGTAATAATAAAACAGCCTTTGTTCATAAATATTTAGAATATGATTTGCACTTTACACGCTTAAGTATTCATTAA